The Panicum virgatum strain AP13 chromosome 3N, P.virgatum_v5, whole genome shotgun sequence genome includes the window atcggttggtcgcatcaccagcacttccgattgataagaagacaacatttgacgcagtcagcatgccgttgttgtactgagagcatatgaacgagcatgctgcctgtgccaagtgctgtgcctattaatcgtaaatgttggtgctacgactagccgattggtgacatccttgtaccgcaccgtgtccccccgaaaggcagtgtcatcaccgcagggttgaggttactgacatatacattttcataaataaaggtttatttttcttctagagggtttctggatattgaaaagagtgtactcctggaactgaagggtgtcaaagtaattagaagttatagagatttctttcaattaattagagatttcttgaggattaatgatacatttcgtctttttttatataatttcattgttatttgcaagagttattaatctgatcattgtaattgtaatagtaaataatttttgctttgtaatggtaagaatttataattttgtggaaaataaaggtatttttcagtaaaatatggcttcaacagctcgagggagtggcgccggtgggggtgatcgttgtccttctggagagaagggcacaactcgagtaggtcgtcggtccaaaaaacctagtgcttttcatagggcagcgctccgttatttggaaaaagaatatagagaatgcatggcaaggggcgaggaacctccgtttgatcttgaggatttattgcggcgttacggttcgtcaccaccaaactcggaggtttcagctccgccatcttattctgcgccagcaagaaatccgttagaacattctgcgttccaacgcaaggacggttgaaaacctatgtgttgttgaccgaatttttaaatttcatgtatagtactcctttgttaagttctgtaatggattaagtaccccttttaattaatcaagatgtatgatagatattgcatatcttttaattattcatgttatgttacatttagtttaatttaggtttgatatattttatttattcgatacgtgtaaagaattcaaatcgatttatttaaaatgcagatggaccggcaatggatgtacaatgctgaccgacgttcgaaagaattcattgatggcctgcattattttttgtctgtggctgaggcaaacaagcagaatggttttatgtgctgcccgtgtgttcattgcaacaataacaaggattactcatcttcaagaatcctacacagccacattttcgcaaatggtttcatgaaaaagtatgtttgttggacgaagcacggagaacagggggttaccatggaagacaatgaagaagaagattttgacgaccactttcccgggaatgctggaatcggtgcattcgatgacgatattcccatggaagagcccgaagtagatgtagcagaaaatgatcccagcgacgatctggggcaagcattgcacaatgtgcaggcagactgtgagagtgaaacggagaggttgaagttccagaagttgttagaggaccaccataagttgttatacccagattgtcaaaatggatttaagaaacttggcaccaccttggagttgctgcaatggaaggcgacaaatggtgtatccgacaagggatttggtgaattactcaaacttgttaaaaaaatgcttcctaaggacaatgaattgcctgccacaacgtatgaagccaaacaacttgtttgccctttgggactggaagtgcaaaagatacatgcatgccccaacgactgcatcctctaccgaggcgagtacgagaatttggatgcatgtcccgtatgcagtgcattgcgttacaagattagaaaagatgatcctggagatgtcgagggagagcctccccggaagagagttcctgcgaaggtcatgtggtatttgcctataataccacgtttgaagcgtctgtttagaaataaagataatgctaagttgatgcgatggcacaaagaggaacgcaagaaagactcgatgttgagacaccccgctgatgggtcgcagtggagaaaaataaatagaacgtaccctaaatttgatttggatgcgagaaacataaggttcggtttgagtacggatggcatgaatccttttggtgagatgagcagtggtcatagcacttggcctgtgactttttgtctgtacaatcttccaccatggctctgcatgaaacgaaagttcatcatgatgccagtgcttatcccgggtccaaagcagcccggaaatgacattgatgtgtacctaagaccattggtcgaagaactcttattgctctggggcgatg containing:
- the LOC120663399 gene encoding uncharacterized protein LOC120663399 — encoded protein: MDRQWMYNADRRSKEFIDGLHYFLSVAEANKQNGFMCCPCVHCNNNKDYSSSRILHSHIFANGFMKKYVCWTKHGEQGVTMEDNEEEDFDDHFPGNAGIGAFDDDIPMEEPEVDVAENDPSDDLGQALHNVQADCESETERLKFQKLLEDHHKLLYPDCQNGFKKLGTTLELLQWKATNGVSDKGFGELLKLVKKMLPKDNELPATTYEAKQLVCPLGLEVQKIHACPNDCILYRGEYENLDACPVCSALRYKIRKDDPGDVEGEPPRKRVPAKVMWYLPIIPRLKRLFRNKDNAKLMRWHKEERKKDSMLRHPADGSQWRKINRTYPKFDLDARNCKKVVYMGHRRFLPIRHAVRKKGKHFKGQADHRTKPMHRSGKDVFNMVKDLEVVFGKGSGSQPVPNENGMAPMWKKKSIFWELPYWEVLDVRHAIDVMHLTKNFCVNLIAFLGVYGKTKDTVEARQELQRMEERDALHP